The following proteins come from a genomic window of Paenibacillus sp. CAA11:
- the ftsW gene encoding putative lipid II flippase FtsW has translation MKEKSTPAKRGTPDFQLLILTLILVGFGLLMVFSASSSIAVVNENYGYDSMYFVKKQIFGAVIGLFGMFVTMNIPYFKYKKLFVPAFLVTIILLMLVPYFGVELNAARSWFKIGGFSFQPTELAKITIILYLSALIAKKGERFRDLRNGYIPVMMIVGFVAGLIMLQPDLGSCMILVMTAGLIIFAGGANLKHIMGSLGLLILGASLVLGAQALISALHSDGSSGTSYQAGRFQAYLNPWADPQHRGYNLIQSLTAIGNGGATGVGFGQSIQKLHYLPNAYNDFIFSVIGEEFGFIGTLLFLLVYVYFIWRGLIIALRCPDIFGTLVGVGIMGLIAIQAFINIGGVTRTIPITGVTLPFISYGGSSLLITMASMGIMLSISRASSMPAKKEVTKSVVVKQSTSVTPMTSRGRRFGR, from the coding sequence ATGAAAGAGAAAAGCACCCCTGCCAAGCGGGGAACACCGGATTTTCAATTACTCATTCTAACCCTGATTCTTGTCGGATTTGGATTGTTGATGGTTTTTAGTGCCAGCTCCAGCATCGCGGTGGTCAACGAGAATTATGGCTATGATTCTATGTATTTTGTTAAGAAACAAATTTTCGGTGCTGTGATTGGATTGTTTGGCATGTTCGTCACCATGAATATCCCGTATTTCAAATACAAGAAGTTGTTCGTACCTGCATTTTTGGTAACAATTATTTTGCTGATGCTGGTCCCTTATTTCGGGGTTGAGCTCAATGCAGCCCGAAGCTGGTTCAAAATTGGCGGCTTCTCCTTTCAGCCCACCGAACTTGCCAAGATCACCATCATCTTGTACTTGTCCGCTCTCATCGCCAAAAAGGGAGAACGGTTCCGTGATTTAAGAAACGGCTATATCCCTGTCATGATGATCGTTGGCTTTGTTGCCGGCCTCATCATGCTCCAGCCCGATTTGGGTTCCTGTATGATTCTGGTCATGACAGCAGGACTGATCATCTTTGCCGGCGGCGCGAATCTGAAGCATATTATGGGCTCGCTCGGCTTGCTCATTCTTGGTGCCAGCCTTGTGCTTGGAGCTCAAGCGCTCATTAGTGCCCTACATTCAGACGGAAGCAGCGGAACAAGCTACCAGGCCGGACGTTTTCAGGCCTATCTTAACCCGTGGGCAGATCCCCAGCATCGCGGTTATAACCTAATCCAATCGCTTACAGCCATAGGGAATGGCGGAGCGACAGGCGTCGGCTTTGGTCAAAGCATCCAAAAATTGCACTATTTGCCTAATGCTTATAACGATTTCATATTCTCTGTCATCGGTGAAGAATTTGGCTTTATTGGAACGCTGCTGTTTCTGCTCGTATATGTTTATTTCATCTGGCGGGGCCTCATCATCGCCCTTCGTTGTCCCGACATATTCGGCACCTTAGTCGGTGTAGGCATCATGGGCCTTATCGCCATTCAGGCCTTCATCAATATTGGCGGTGTTACCCGGACTATCCCGATTACCGGGGTCACACTTCCTTTTATCAGCTACGGTGGTTCTTCACTGCTGATTACGATGGCTTCAATGGGAATCATGCTGAGTATCTCGCGTGCTTCCTCCATGCCGGCCAAGAAGGAAGTAACAAAATCCGTAGTTGTCAAGCAATCTACATCCGTCACACCAATGACAAGCCGTGGTAGAAGATTCGGCCGTTAA
- a CDS encoding Asp23/Gls24 family envelope stress response protein: MTEQLQLDMGMIRIADDVVAKIAGMAALETPGIAAMSGGLSEGWAKRLSGKNVQKGVTVEVGQLEAAIDLRIIVLYETPIHEVSRMLQQNVREAVESMTGLKVVEVNVKVESVAFKNDEV, from the coding sequence ATGACCGAGCAGCTGCAACTTGATATGGGCATGATTCGGATTGCCGATGATGTCGTTGCCAAAATTGCGGGAATGGCGGCACTTGAGACGCCAGGCATCGCAGCGATGTCCGGCGGCTTGTCGGAGGGCTGGGCTAAACGGCTCAGCGGCAAGAACGTACAGAAAGGTGTTACAGTGGAGGTTGGGCAGCTCGAAGCGGCGATTGATTTGAGAATCATAGTGCTGTATGAGACCCCGATCCATGAAGTGTCTAGGATGCTTCAACAAAATGTACGGGAAGCTGTAGAGAGCATGACAGGCCTCAAAGTAGTTGAGGTGAATGTTAAAGTCGAGAGCGTTGCCTTCAAAAACGACGAGGTATAA